In Chryseobacterium camelliae, one DNA window encodes the following:
- a CDS encoding ribulokinase: MKKYVIGLDYGTDSVRAVLIDTKNGAELASSVSYYKRWKEGRFCSPEKNRFRQHPSDHIEGLEKTITEVVRQSGVQPEEIVSICIDTTGSSPLPVNHDGIALSLTPGFEENPNAMMVLWKDHTSILEAEEINTLARTWGGEDYTRFEGGIYSSEWFWAKILHINRVDEEVKNAAHSWMEHCDYITFLLSDHQDLKTFKRSRCAAGHKAMWHESWGGLPSEDFLNRLDPSLGQLRGRLYDKTYTSDEVAGHLNEEWAQKLGLTTSTVIAVGTFDAHSGAIGVKVEENTLVRIMGTSTCDIMVAPTEIIGDKTVKGICGQVDGSVIPGMAGLEAGQSAFGDVLAWFRDILMWPVNNMLQHSEIISPEQKAQLKEEFENNLIKNLTLEAEKIPVGEAIPVALDWVNGRRTPDANQELKAAISHLSLGTKAPHIFKALVNAICFGAKKIVDRFEEEGVSIHKVIGIGGVARKSPFIMQTLANVLDMPIIVAASDQAPALGAAIYAAVAAGVYPDVQEASRQMGSDFEAEYHPQPEQVQEYARLMQQYQQLADFTESVIKSPVKVLNLNRA, from the coding sequence ATGAAAAAATATGTTATAGGATTAGACTACGGAACCGATTCTGTTCGGGCAGTCCTCATCGATACCAAAAACGGAGCAGAGCTGGCTTCCTCGGTAAGTTATTATAAACGATGGAAAGAAGGCCGTTTCTGCAGTCCTGAAAAAAACAGGTTCAGGCAGCATCCTTCAGACCATATCGAAGGACTGGAAAAAACCATCACCGAAGTGGTTCGGCAAAGCGGTGTACAGCCGGAAGAAATTGTCAGTATCTGCATCGATACCACTGGATCATCGCCTCTTCCCGTAAATCATGACGGAATAGCCCTTTCCCTGACACCGGGCTTTGAAGAAAACCCGAATGCCATGATGGTATTGTGGAAAGACCACACGTCGATTCTTGAAGCTGAAGAAATCAATACCCTCGCCAGAACCTGGGGCGGTGAAGATTACACCCGTTTTGAAGGCGGTATCTATTCCTCCGAGTGGTTTTGGGCGAAAATCCTGCACATCAATCGTGTGGATGAAGAAGTGAAAAATGCAGCGCACAGCTGGATGGAACACTGCGATTACATTACTTTCCTGTTGTCAGATCATCAGGATCTCAAAACGTTCAAAAGGAGCCGTTGTGCGGCCGGGCATAAAGCCATGTGGCACGAAAGCTGGGGCGGACTGCCTTCTGAGGATTTTCTCAACAGGCTCGACCCGTCTTTAGGACAGTTGAGAGGAAGATTATACGATAAAACCTATACTTCGGACGAAGTCGCCGGCCATCTTAATGAAGAATGGGCACAAAAATTAGGATTAACCACTTCTACAGTGATCGCTGTCGGCACTTTTGATGCCCATTCCGGTGCGATAGGAGTTAAGGTCGAGGAAAATACCCTGGTGAGAATTATGGGAACCTCTACCTGCGACATTATGGTAGCCCCAACCGAAATCATTGGCGACAAAACCGTAAAAGGAATCTGCGGCCAGGTAGACGGATCCGTGATCCCGGGAATGGCCGGACTGGAAGCAGGACAATCTGCTTTCGGAGATGTATTGGCCTGGTTCCGCGACATTCTGATGTGGCCGGTAAACAACATGCTGCAGCATTCCGAGATCATTTCACCGGAACAGAAAGCACAGCTTAAAGAAGAATTTGAAAATAACCTGATCAAAAATTTAACCCTGGAAGCAGAAAAAATTCCTGTTGGTGAAGCCATTCCGGTAGCCCTGGATTGGGTGAACGGAAGAAGGACTCCGGATGCCAATCAGGAACTGAAGGCGGCCATCAGCCACCTTTCCCTGGGAACCAAAGCCCCGCATATTTTCAAAGCACTGGTAAATGCCATCTGCTTCGGAGCCAAGAAAATCGTAGACCGTTTCGAGGAAGAAGGAGTTTCTATCCATAAAGTAATCGGAATCGGAGGCGTGGCCCGAAAATCCCCGTTTATTATGCAGACATTGGCCAATGTGCTGGATATGCCGATCATTGTTGCGGCTTCAGACCAGGCACCGGCTTTGGGCGCTGCCATTTACGCTGCTGTGGCCGCAGGTGTTTATCCTGATGTTCAGGAAGCCAGCCGTCAGATGGGTTCCGATTTTGAAGCGGAATACCATCCGCAGCCGGAACAGGTGCAGGAGTATGCCCGACTGATGCAGCAATACCAGCAGCTTGCCGACTTTACGGAAAGCGTAATTAAGAGCCCTGTTAAGGTTCTCAACCTTAACAGGGCTTAA
- a CDS encoding L-ribulose-5-phosphate 4-epimerase — MKKYKELQRECYEANMQLDALKLVVYTFGNVSAVDRNEGIFAIKPSGVPYADLKPKDMVILDYDANVIEGKLRPSSDTKTHAYLYKNWENIGGISHTHAIYSVAWAQAQMDIPIFGTTHADHLTSDIPCAPPMHDSLIEGNYEYNTGIQILDCFREKNLSPQEVEMVLIGNHGPFTWGKNAEKAVYNSKVLETIAEMAYLTRQINPDALRLKDSLIKKHYERKHGKDAYYGQ, encoded by the coding sequence ATGAAAAAATATAAAGAACTTCAACGGGAGTGTTACGAAGCCAATATGCAGCTCGATGCATTGAAGCTTGTGGTTTATACTTTTGGAAACGTAAGCGCTGTTGACCGCAACGAAGGCATTTTTGCCATCAAACCGAGCGGCGTTCCCTATGCCGATTTAAAGCCAAAAGATATGGTGATCCTGGATTACGATGCGAATGTCATCGAAGGAAAGCTGAGGCCGTCTTCCGACACCAAGACCCATGCGTACCTGTACAAAAACTGGGAAAACATCGGCGGGATTTCCCATACACATGCCATCTATTCCGTGGCGTGGGCACAGGCACAGATGGACATCCCTATTTTCGGGACCACTCATGCGGATCACCTGACTTCCGATATTCCATGTGCACCACCGATGCACGACAGCCTGATCGAGGGCAACTACGAATACAACACCGGCATCCAGATCCTCGACTGTTTCAGAGAGAAAAACCTCTCACCGCAGGAAGTGGAAATGGTCCTGATCGGGAACCACGGTCCCTTTACTTGGGGAAAAAATGCAGAAAAAGCGGTGTATAACAGCAAAGTCCTGGAAACCATAGCGGAAATGGCTTACCTCACAAGACAGATCAATCCGGACGCGCTTCGTTTAAAAGATTCGTTAATTAAAAAACATTACGAAAGAAAGCACGGCAAAGATGCTTATTACGGACAGTAG
- the araA gene encoding L-arabinose isomerase, with translation MLTPLNTKEIWFITGSQHLYGPETLAQVAEHSAKIVEAFNASSQIPVKVVLKPTVKTTEEIFETLVAANHTAACIGVVTWMHTFSPAKMWIRGLSALQKPLLHLHTQFNQDIPWSTMDMDFMNLNQAAHGDREFGFMVSRLRKNRKVVVGHWAEERVQKQIGDWSLVAAGWDDWQGAKFARFGDNMRYVAVTDGDKVEAETKFGFSVNTWGIGDLVSVINGIGEGEVKTLIEEYEASYRMAESLLSGGANRKSLETAARIELGLEKFLKDGNFKGFSDTFEDLHGMEQLPGIAVQRLMEKGYGFAGEGDWKTAALVRAMKTMGQGLEGGNAFMEDYTYHLNPSNPSILGSHMLEVDPVLAADKPSCEIHPLGIGGKADPVRLVFNSRGNTDSLVAALMDFGNHFRLLINKTKSLDITEDLPKLPVARVLWKPLPDLYTAAEAWILAGGAHHTCYSENLTVDQLEDFAEMAGIESLVIDEHTKIRDFKNTLRWNEIYYR, from the coding sequence ATGTTAACACCTCTCAATACGAAAGAAATCTGGTTCATTACGGGAAGCCAGCATTTATACGGCCCTGAAACATTAGCGCAGGTTGCCGAGCATTCAGCGAAAATCGTAGAAGCGTTCAATGCTTCGTCACAGATTCCTGTAAAAGTGGTTTTAAAGCCTACTGTGAAAACAACGGAAGAAATTTTCGAAACCCTTGTAGCCGCCAACCATACCGCAGCCTGTATCGGAGTGGTGACCTGGATGCATACCTTTTCACCGGCTAAAATGTGGATCCGCGGACTGTCGGCTTTGCAGAAACCCTTGCTTCACCTTCATACCCAATTCAACCAGGATATTCCATGGTCAACGATGGATATGGATTTTATGAACCTGAACCAGGCCGCGCACGGCGACCGTGAATTCGGATTTATGGTGAGTCGCCTACGTAAAAACAGAAAAGTGGTGGTGGGACACTGGGCAGAAGAAAGGGTACAGAAACAGATTGGTGACTGGAGCCTCGTGGCTGCCGGCTGGGATGACTGGCAGGGTGCTAAGTTCGCCCGTTTCGGAGATAACATGCGGTATGTGGCCGTAACCGATGGTGATAAAGTAGAAGCGGAAACCAAATTCGGATTCTCCGTAAATACCTGGGGAATCGGTGACCTGGTAAGTGTGATCAACGGAATCGGAGAGGGCGAAGTAAAAACCCTGATCGAAGAATATGAAGCATCCTACAGAATGGCAGAATCCCTGCTTTCAGGTGGTGCCAACAGAAAATCGCTGGAAACCGCTGCCAGAATTGAGCTTGGTCTTGAAAAATTCCTGAAAGACGGAAACTTTAAAGGATTCTCCGATACTTTCGAAGACCTTCACGGGATGGAACAGCTTCCGGGAATCGCCGTACAGCGACTGATGGAAAAAGGATATGGTTTTGCCGGCGAAGGCGACTGGAAAACGGCAGCCCTGGTGAGAGCCATGAAAACCATGGGACAGGGATTGGAAGGCGGAAACGCATTCATGGAAGATTATACCTATCATTTAAATCCTTCCAACCCATCTATTTTAGGTTCCCACATGCTGGAAGTAGATCCGGTGCTGGCTGCTGATAAGCCATCATGTGAAATCCACCCGCTGGGAATCGGTGGAAAGGCCGACCCCGTAAGACTGGTTTTTAATTCAAGAGGCAATACCGATTCGCTGGTTGCGGCACTGATGGATTTCGGAAACCATTTCAGATTGCTGATCAACAAAACAAAATCGCTGGACATTACCGAAGATCTTCCGAAACTTCCGGTAGCAAGGGTGCTCTGGAAACCGCTTCCGGATCTTTATACGGCTGCTGAAGCATGGATCCTGGCCGGTGGTGCGCACCATACCTGCTACAGTGAAAACCTGACGGTGGATCAGCTGGAGGATTTCGCAGAAATGGCGGGAATTGAATCGCTGGTGATCGATGAGCACACGAAAATCCGTGATTTTAAGAACACCCTTCGATGGAATGAAATCTATTACCGTTAA
- a CDS encoding aldose epimerase family protein yields MKKIGGSLFILLAVLCIFGCNKKENNNKTNSDTMENVQVSDYGVTAKGDSIKKYTLSNKNGMKVEVINYGGIITSLTAPDKDGKYQDVVLGFTKPEDYFNGNPYYFGALIGRYGNRIANAKFTLDGKTYDIDKNDGPNSLHGGKEGFHTKIWTVEQVKDAKLPTLKLTYVSADGEEGYPGKLTTTVLYTLTDDNALEISYEAETDKPTVVNLTQHSYFNLSGNFSNLITDHELQINGDKFLPVNKTLIPLGEEKSVKGTPFDFTAAKAIGKDINAEDEQLKLGGGYDHNWILNGTGMRTIATVYHPASGRVMEVITDQPGVQFYSGNFLDGKFDTKTGGKYEKRSGFCLETQHYPDSPNQPAFPSTELKPGQKYQTKTIYKFSVKK; encoded by the coding sequence ATGAAAAAAATAGGAGGCAGTTTATTCATTTTATTAGCAGTTTTATGTATTTTCGGCTGCAATAAAAAGGAAAACAACAATAAAACGAACTCAGATACCATGGAAAATGTACAGGTTTCAGATTACGGAGTTACCGCAAAAGGAGATTCCATTAAGAAATATACCTTAAGCAACAAAAATGGGATGAAGGTGGAGGTCATCAATTATGGTGGAATCATCACTTCGCTTACCGCTCCCGATAAGGACGGGAAATACCAGGACGTGGTTTTAGGATTCACCAAACCTGAAGATTATTTCAACGGGAATCCGTATTATTTCGGCGCATTGATCGGAAGGTATGGAAACAGGATTGCCAATGCCAAATTCACATTAGATGGCAAAACATATGACATCGACAAAAACGACGGCCCAAACAGCCTTCACGGAGGAAAAGAAGGGTTCCATACCAAAATATGGACGGTAGAACAGGTGAAAGATGCCAAACTTCCGACTCTGAAATTAACCTATGTAAGTGCTGACGGTGAAGAAGGATATCCAGGAAAACTAACAACTACGGTTCTTTATACCCTTACCGACGACAATGCCCTGGAAATTTCTTATGAAGCGGAAACCGATAAACCGACTGTCGTAAACCTTACACAGCATTCCTACTTCAATCTTTCCGGGAACTTTTCCAATCTGATTACGGATCATGAACTTCAGATCAACGGAGATAAATTCTTACCGGTAAACAAGACGCTTATTCCTTTAGGAGAAGAAAAAAGCGTGAAAGGAACCCCGTTTGACTTTACGGCTGCCAAAGCGATCGGCAAAGACATCAATGCAGAAGACGAACAATTGAAATTAGGTGGCGGATACGATCACAACTGGATCCTGAACGGAACCGGAATGAGAACCATCGCTACGGTGTACCATCCTGCAAGCGGAAGGGTAATGGAAGTAATTACCGATCAGCCGGGCGTGCAGTTTTACTCCGGAAATTTCCTGGACGGAAAATTCGATACCAAAACCGGTGGCAAATATGAAAAAAGAAGCGGATTCTGCCTGGAAACCCAGCACTATCCGGATTCTCCGAACCAGCCTGCTTTCCCTTCCACGGAGCTGAAGCCGGGACAAAAATATCAGACCAAAACCATTTATAAATTTTCTGTTAAAAAATAA
- a CDS encoding sodium:solute symporter family transporter — MGKLATIDIIIFLIYFVVVASYGLWIYKKKKSESTGSKDYFLAEGSLTWWAIGASLIASNISAEQFIGMSGEGFFVGVAVAAYEWIAAVALIIIAVWFIPIYLKNKIYTMPQFLETRYNKSVSLIMAVFWLFLYVIVNLTSILYLGALAIDTLLGGEHLHIIMIVLLLMALLIGLGGMKVIGYTDVIQVAVLIIGGFATVYMALQIVDQRINGAAVGNALAGFNTLMNEAPGHFKLMLNKPTTTTTTLGMPQNMDVQKYVVLPGLAMYFAGQWIVNLNYWGCNQYITQRALGADLKTARTGILFAGFLKLFMPIIVMLPGIAAYVLYTKGQLPGFSGVKDGAYSAILGFLPEGLKGLAVAALTAAIVASLAGKVNSISTIFTLDIYKKYLKTDATEIQMVRTGRWVIISAMIIALAFTWTDVLGIGGEGGFTFIQKYTGFISPGVFAMFLLGMFWKRTTGTAALVGVILGFVLAIFFNSFAIGIFGKETWLYTAFTYEKLENGVVHTITEIPFLINMGWSFFITIVVMVLISLAGPKVNPKAFAIDSKMFKVDSRTMVLIVITLLLLTAIYVRLW; from the coding sequence ATGGGAAAACTCGCAACCATTGATATCATCATCTTCTTAATCTATTTTGTGGTGGTAGCATCCTACGGACTCTGGATTTACAAAAAGAAGAAATCCGAGTCTACGGGCAGTAAAGATTATTTCCTTGCCGAAGGTTCATTGACCTGGTGGGCGATCGGAGCCAGCTTGATCGCTTCCAATATTTCGGCGGAGCAGTTTATCGGGATGAGCGGTGAAGGATTTTTCGTGGGAGTGGCCGTTGCCGCCTACGAATGGATTGCCGCTGTTGCCCTGATCATCATCGCCGTATGGTTTATCCCGATCTACCTCAAAAATAAGATCTACACCATGCCGCAGTTTCTGGAAACCCGGTACAACAAATCGGTTTCCCTGATCATGGCCGTATTCTGGCTGTTTTTGTATGTGATTGTCAACCTGACTTCCATCCTGTATCTTGGAGCTTTGGCGATTGATACCTTATTGGGTGGCGAGCACCTTCACATCATTATGATCGTCCTGCTGCTGATGGCTTTGCTGATCGGTTTAGGAGGAATGAAAGTAATCGGGTACACCGACGTAATCCAGGTAGCTGTACTGATCATCGGAGGTTTTGCTACCGTATACATGGCCCTGCAGATCGTTGACCAGAGAATCAACGGTGCCGCAGTAGGAAATGCCCTGGCCGGATTCAATACCCTGATGAATGAAGCACCGGGACATTTTAAATTAATGCTGAATAAACCAACGACCACCACAACGACTTTAGGGATGCCTCAGAATATGGACGTTCAGAAATACGTGGTGTTACCGGGACTGGCGATGTATTTTGCCGGACAGTGGATCGTTAACCTGAACTATTGGGGCTGTAACCAGTACATCACCCAACGTGCGCTGGGAGCCGACCTGAAAACGGCAAGGACCGGGATCCTGTTTGCCGGATTCCTGAAATTATTTATGCCCATCATCGTAATGCTTCCGGGGATTGCAGCCTACGTGCTGTACACGAAAGGGCAGCTTCCTGGTTTCAGTGGAGTGAAAGACGGTGCTTATTCTGCAATATTAGGATTTTTACCTGAAGGACTGAAGGGGCTTGCCGTAGCAGCTTTAACGGCTGCTATCGTAGCCTCCCTGGCTGGAAAAGTAAACAGTATTTCAACGATCTTCACTCTGGATATCTATAAAAAATACCTGAAAACGGATGCTACCGAAATCCAGATGGTAAGAACAGGAAGATGGGTAATTATTTCAGCTATGATTATTGCACTGGCCTTCACCTGGACCGACGTTCTGGGCATTGGTGGGGAAGGTGGATTTACCTTCATCCAGAAGTACACCGGATTTATCAGCCCCGGGGTTTTTGCCATGTTCTTATTGGGAATGTTCTGGAAGAGAACCACCGGGACTGCCGCTTTGGTAGGGGTAATCTTAGGGTTCGTACTAGCAATCTTCTTCAACAGCTTTGCCATCGGCATTTTCGGAAAAGAAACCTGGCTGTATACGGCATTTACCTATGAAAAACTGGAAAACGGTGTAGTGCATACCATCACCGAAATCCCGTTCCTGATCAATATGGGATGGTCGTTCTTCATTACCATCGTCGTAATGGTTCTGATCAGCCTTGCCGGACCGAAAGTCAATCCGAAAGCCTTTGCCATCGACAGCAAAATGTTTAAGGTAGACTCAAGAACGATGGTTTTAATTGTCATTACTTTATTGCTGCTTACTGCTATTTATGTAAGATTGTGGTAA
- a CDS encoding Crp/Fnr family transcriptional regulator, producing the protein MSNFNQLIQQHFGPLSVEDLNTIRKYFREEKLLKNEFFTKSDLVCNRLSMVKSGILRSYALSDGKEITQWLSVPDSFITEAVGFFFNQPNRWNIQAFTEVELLTITKTDYQKLCKEFPKWNEIEKQFIIKCFMMMEDRIFSHLSMTAEERYNRYFDHQKELFTQVPFQYIASVLGMTPETFSRIRKRQAEKS; encoded by the coding sequence ATGAGCAACTTCAACCAACTCATCCAACAACATTTCGGGCCCCTCAGCGTTGAGGATTTAAATACAATCCGTAAGTATTTCCGGGAAGAAAAGCTCTTGAAGAATGAATTTTTCACAAAGTCGGATCTGGTATGTAACCGTTTGAGCATGGTGAAATCCGGAATATTGCGGAGCTATGCGCTTTCAGACGGTAAGGAAATCACCCAGTGGCTTTCTGTTCCCGATTCCTTTATTACGGAAGCAGTGGGTTTCTTTTTCAATCAGCCTAACCGGTGGAATATACAGGCTTTTACAGAGGTAGAATTGCTGACTATCACGAAAACGGACTATCAGAAACTTTGTAAAGAATTTCCGAAGTGGAACGAAATCGAAAAACAGTTCATCATCAAATGCTTCATGATGATGGAGGACCGGATTTTTTCTCACCTGTCAATGACAGCAGAAGAGCGGTATAACAGGTATTTTGACCATCAAAAAGAGCTTTTTACCCAGGTCCCTTTCCAATATATTGCCTCCGTATTGGGAATGACGCCTGAAACGTTCAGCAGGATCAGGAAACGGCAGGCAGAAAAATCTTGA
- a CDS encoding DUF4260 domain-containing protein has translation MKNLLILEEIAQFCLSVFLFSQLEFSWWLFPLCILLPDFSMIGYLFNPKSGAWLYNIFHHKMTAVIVLIVGFILHFPIVELAGIILLGHSSMDRIFGYGLKFTDDFRHTHLVWIGKRN, from the coding sequence ATGAAAAATCTCCTGATACTTGAAGAAATTGCACAATTCTGTTTATCTGTCTTTCTGTTCAGTCAGCTGGAATTTTCCTGGTGGCTTTTTCCCCTTTGCATCCTGCTCCCCGACTTTTCCATGATTGGCTATCTGTTCAATCCTAAATCCGGAGCATGGCTGTATAATATTTTCCATCATAAAATGACAGCGGTCATTGTTCTGATTGTCGGGTTTATTCTTCATTTTCCGATTGTAGAATTGGCAGGAATTATCCTGTTGGGGCATTCTTCCATGGATCGGATTTTCGGCTACGGACTGAAGTTCACTGATGATTTCAGGCATACACATCTGGTATGGATCGGTAAAAGAAACTAA
- a CDS encoding 3'-5' exonuclease, producing MNSHLLFIDTETTAVPRRWDLPYSDTGNWPSAVQVSWIICSQDGTEIKKSDQYIFEEDLVISEGSFRVHGITEEFLRSRGRSRREVLTDLAEDIIKYQPFIVGHFLEFDLHILSADYLRAGLQNPFENSSFYCTMLKSRQYTSGTSKTGLRLPELCRYILNETIEPSHNAVIDAEMTARCFFEIRRRNELSQKDLEEKHHLIAEKLHFPLLKPL from the coding sequence GTGAATTCTCACCTCCTGTTTATCGATACGGAAACCACGGCTGTTCCCAGACGCTGGGATCTTCCGTATTCTGACACCGGAAACTGGCCCTCTGCCGTTCAGGTTTCCTGGATTATCTGTTCGCAAGATGGAACTGAAATTAAAAAGTCTGATCAGTACATTTTTGAAGAAGACCTGGTCATCAGTGAAGGATCATTCAGGGTCCATGGCATTACCGAAGAATTCCTGAGATCCAGAGGAAGGAGCCGAAGGGAAGTATTAACGGATCTTGCTGAAGATATAATTAAATACCAACCTTTCATCGTAGGTCATTTCCTGGAATTTGACCTTCATATTTTATCTGCTGATTACCTTAGAGCAGGGCTGCAGAATCCTTTTGAAAACAGCTCTTTTTACTGTACGATGCTGAAAAGCCGGCAATATACATCCGGTACTTCAAAAACCGGTCTGCGTTTACCGGAACTCTGCCGTTACATTCTGAACGAAACGATAGAGCCCTCCCATAATGCTGTTATTGATGCAGAAATGACTGCCCGCTGCTTTTTTGAAATCCGTCGGCGGAATGAGTTGTCTCAAAAAGATCTTGAGGAAAAACACCATCTCATAGCAGAAAAACTACATTTTCCCCTTTTAAAACCACTATAA
- a CDS encoding CBS domain-containing protein produces MQHLIPLLQKTPPFSLLPESVLQEVSESMQKKTFPKETLAYRQEVTELQGVDVIMEGEYQTFFFDASQNKRCIETHHPPYCFGGISVVLNRVRALKSVMAKKGTIVYTLPKKEFTELCNAYEDFFHYFTADFGKKMLDEEFAHFVKTPASFEESYFAADQLYSRKIESIAFKDIVSCTESTPIFEAARIMAKNKISCLFIRNEQDQNIIGYVTDITLRDNVIAQCIDPQKAIQEVMDNPIVSISSDAYLYEAVLMMFKTKTRYLLVEKDGEMAGFLSRNRLLSEQAQSPLVFYTVGKAGRYNRGTPEKVASGPGYDQPVAGPRRSRGNCQPDYYYHCRYHHHKSN; encoded by the coding sequence ATGCAACATCTGATCCCGCTTTTACAGAAAACACCACCTTTCAGCCTTTTGCCGGAAAGCGTGCTGCAGGAAGTCTCCGAAAGCATGCAGAAGAAAACATTTCCTAAAGAAACATTGGCCTACCGACAGGAGGTCACCGAATTACAGGGCGTGGATGTGATCATGGAAGGAGAGTATCAGACGTTTTTCTTTGACGCTTCCCAGAATAAAAGATGTATTGAAACTCACCATCCTCCTTACTGTTTCGGGGGGATCTCCGTGGTGCTAAACAGGGTCCGGGCTTTAAAATCAGTAATGGCGAAAAAAGGAACCATTGTATATACGCTTCCTAAAAAAGAATTTACCGAACTCTGCAACGCTTATGAAGATTTTTTCCATTATTTCACCGCAGATTTCGGGAAGAAAATGTTGGATGAAGAGTTTGCGCATTTTGTAAAAACACCGGCGTCTTTTGAGGAAAGTTATTTTGCCGCAGACCAGCTGTATTCCAGGAAAATAGAAAGCATTGCTTTTAAAGATATCGTTTCGTGTACCGAAAGCACCCCTATTTTTGAAGCTGCCCGGATCATGGCGAAAAACAAGATAAGCTGTTTATTTATCAGGAACGAGCAGGATCAGAATATCATAGGCTACGTAACGGATATTACCCTGCGGGACAACGTTATTGCCCAATGCATTGATCCGCAGAAAGCTATACAAGAAGTAATGGATAATCCCATTGTTTCCATCTCCAGCGATGCCTATCTCTATGAGGCGGTTCTGATGATGTTTAAAACCAAAACCCGGTACTTATTGGTAGAGAAGGACGGTGAAATGGCAGGATTTCTCAGCAGGAACCGGCTGCTGAGCGAGCAGGCACAGTCGCCGCTGGTTTTTTATACAGTCGGTAAAGCAGGCCGGTACAACCGTGGAACTCCGGAAAAAGTGGCTTCAGGTCCCGGATATGATCAACCAGTTGCTGGGCCGCGGCGTTCACGGGGAAATTGCCAGCCAGATTATTACTACCATTGCCGATACCATCACCATAAAAGTAATTGA
- a CDS encoding DUF294 nucleotidyltransferase-like domain-containing protein: MINQLLGRGVHGEIASQIITTIADTITIKVIENVIRQIGKPPAKFVFMVTGSEGRKEQTLSTDQDNGIIYEDKANEQREMVREYFLDFAKRVSDDLNTIGFVYCKGEFMASNPKWTHSLSHWKRNYEEWINETVPENAMKFSTLFDCRYIYGEEAIINELKDFIQDQLRVPNERFFTFIAKNALQYEAPLTFFKRIKTQTIGKAEVFDIKTAMSPIVDLLRVYALKNGINNENTGERMKKLQEVGVFSKEQYQELHHSYYYLMALRLKNQVHQINIEKKMPDNYIEISRLTKIERVTLTEIFKTISNFQQGIRMKFTGSLS, from the coding sequence ATGATCAACCAGTTGCTGGGCCGCGGCGTTCACGGGGAAATTGCCAGCCAGATTATTACTACCATTGCCGATACCATCACCATAAAAGTAATTGAAAACGTGATCCGCCAGATCGGGAAACCGCCGGCGAAATTTGTTTTCATGGTCACCGGAAGTGAAGGTAGGAAAGAGCAGACCTTAAGCACCGACCAGGACAACGGCATCATCTACGAAGACAAAGCCAATGAACAGCGTGAAATGGTTCGTGAATATTTCCTGGACTTTGCCAAAAGGGTTTCCGACGATCTTAATACCATCGGTTTTGTCTACTGCAAAGGAGAATTTATGGCCAGCAATCCGAAATGGACGCATTCGCTGTCCCACTGGAAGCGGAACTACGAAGAATGGATTAATGAAACCGTTCCCGAAAATGCCATGAAATTTTCTACCCTTTTCGACTGCCGTTATATCTATGGAGAAGAAGCGATCATCAATGAACTAAAAGATTTCATCCAAGACCAGCTTCGCGTTCCGAACGAAAGATTTTTCACCTTTATTGCCAAAAACGCCCTTCAATACGAAGCCCCTTTAACCTTTTTTAAAAGGATTAAAACCCAGACGATCGGTAAGGCTGAAGTTTTCGACATCAAGACGGCCATGAGCCCGATTGTCGACCTGCTTAGGGTATATGCGTTGAAGAACGGTATCAATAATGAAAATACCGGTGAAAGGATGAAAAAACTACAGGAAGTGGGCGTATTCAGTAAAGAACAGTACCAGGAACTGCATCATTCGTATTATTACCTGATGGCCTTGCGCCTAAAAAACCAGGTTCATCAAATCAATATCGAAAAGAAAATGCCGGACAATTACATCGAGATCAGCCGTCTCACTAAAATTGAACGCGTAACGCTGACCGAAATTTTTAAAACCATCAGCAACTTCCAGCAGGGCATCCGGATGAAATTTACCGGAAGTTTGTCGTAG